In Persicimonas caeni, a single window of DNA contains:
- a CDS encoding molybdopterin molybdotransferase MoeA — protein MKRFITVEEARQQILERLPRLSTERIFLSQALGRILAESVEAPTDSPRFDNSARDGYALRFDDLEGDRPTLSVIGTAAAGTISDLHVEPGTAARIMTGAVVPEGADTIVMQEYCEVDEDAGTVTVLEVPEKGRGAWVRKAGENMAAGEAVLEPGARLGAPEVGLLASFGRSVIEVSRRPRVAIVSTGDELVELDQEPQPGQIINSNAYMLEALVHQAGGEAVVLPPAADTEEAVRDTFEQALQSADIVVSSGGVSVGDFDITREVVDELTGGMNFWKIRMKPGKPLAFGTADTDGRDVPLIGLPGNPNSCFVCFHQFVRPALAVMQGVARDGVVPRRLDAILAGPVQTTPKRRVYLSGTLRGRVGDKPEFVPFDNQNSGNLRLFCGAEAFGVCEEGVARMEAGDEIAVELIEL, from the coding sequence ATGAAACGATTTATCACCGTCGAAGAGGCGCGCCAGCAGATCCTGGAGCGCCTTCCTCGTTTGTCCACCGAGCGCATTTTCCTCTCGCAGGCGCTCGGGCGCATCCTCGCCGAGTCCGTCGAGGCGCCGACCGACTCTCCACGCTTCGATAACTCGGCGCGCGATGGCTACGCGCTGCGCTTCGACGATCTCGAAGGAGACCGCCCTACTCTGTCGGTCATCGGCACCGCCGCAGCCGGCACGATCAGCGATCTGCACGTCGAGCCGGGTACGGCCGCGCGCATCATGACTGGCGCTGTGGTCCCCGAAGGCGCCGACACCATCGTGATGCAGGAGTATTGCGAGGTCGACGAGGACGCCGGCACCGTCACTGTGCTCGAGGTTCCCGAAAAGGGTCGGGGCGCATGGGTGCGCAAGGCCGGCGAGAATATGGCCGCAGGCGAAGCCGTGCTCGAGCCGGGCGCTCGCCTCGGCGCCCCCGAGGTGGGTCTGCTGGCGAGCTTCGGTCGCTCGGTCATCGAGGTCTCGCGCCGCCCCCGCGTCGCTATCGTGAGCACCGGCGATGAATTGGTCGAACTCGACCAAGAGCCTCAACCGGGCCAGATCATTAACAGCAACGCCTATATGCTCGAAGCCCTCGTTCACCAAGCAGGTGGTGAGGCGGTGGTCCTGCCACCGGCTGCCGACACTGAGGAGGCCGTGCGTGACACCTTCGAGCAAGCGTTGCAGTCGGCCGACATCGTGGTGAGCAGCGGCGGCGTGTCGGTCGGCGACTTCGACATCACCCGCGAAGTGGTCGACGAGCTGACCGGCGGCATGAACTTCTGGAAGATTCGCATGAAGCCGGGCAAGCCGCTCGCCTTCGGCACCGCCGACACCGACGGGCGAGATGTCCCGCTCATCGGCCTTCCGGGCAACCCGAACTCCTGCTTTGTCTGCTTCCACCAATTCGTGCGGCCGGCGCTGGCGGTCATGCAGGGCGTCGCCCGCGACGGCGTCGTCCCGAGGCGCCTCGACGCGATTCTAGCTGGCCCCGTGCAGACCACGCCCAAACGCCGTGTCTACCTGAGCGGCACATTGCGCGGCCGTGTGGGCGACAAACCGGAGTTTGTGCCCTTCGACAACCAAAACTCGGGCAACTTACGCCTCTTCTGTGGGGCGGAGGCGTTCGGCGTTTGCGAAGAAGGTGTGGCGAGGATGGAGGCCGGGGATGAGATCGCCGTCGAGTTGATTGAACTCTAG
- a CDS encoding phosphotransferase family protein — MSQDALKAVDVLQEVLAAQPWQPTEDPAVEGRGLRVRVHLDDQRSALLYVWDEALLAKRAAWAHRPERAGMLFAVPELIESGLKWCLVDDVDGMPLTTYLEREGVGSVTELDAERARGLAREAGELARKLHEIEVPREYGDMVDPDRDGHIGRWNTFNGYIAHRLEHFAEQIRHRDLDEEVRSQLLATIGDLRAELAAFHPRHAPSLNHGAFGPQHFWVDETGRTITALTGFDGARLLPPEADLARLLWLDGLACDDGLVRSFYAGYGAARTMDLQRRERFYRRVAALEALVESTGRRNLTDAELVALSSP; from the coding sequence ATGTCTCAGGACGCCCTCAAAGCCGTCGACGTGCTCCAAGAAGTGTTGGCCGCGCAGCCTTGGCAGCCAACCGAAGATCCCGCTGTCGAGGGGCGCGGGCTGCGTGTGCGCGTGCACCTCGACGATCAGCGATCAGCATTGCTGTACGTGTGGGACGAAGCACTGCTCGCCAAGCGGGCGGCGTGGGCTCATCGCCCCGAGCGTGCGGGGATGCTCTTTGCGGTGCCGGAGCTGATCGAATCCGGTCTAAAGTGGTGTCTCGTCGACGACGTCGACGGCATGCCGCTGACGACTTATCTCGAAAGGGAAGGGGTGGGTTCGGTGACCGAACTCGACGCGGAGCGAGCTCGGGGGTTGGCGCGTGAAGCTGGCGAGCTCGCGCGGAAGCTCCACGAGATCGAGGTTCCGCGCGAGTATGGCGACATGGTCGATCCCGATCGAGACGGCCATATTGGCCGCTGGAACACTTTCAACGGCTATATCGCTCACCGCCTCGAGCATTTCGCCGAGCAAATTCGCCATCGCGACCTCGACGAAGAGGTTCGGAGCCAGCTTCTGGCAACGATAGGAGACCTACGCGCGGAGCTTGCGGCATTTCACCCGCGCCACGCGCCCAGCCTCAACCACGGTGCCTTCGGCCCGCAGCACTTTTGGGTCGACGAGACAGGCCGTACGATCACCGCACTGACCGGATTCGACGGAGCGCGACTCCTCCCCCCCGAGGCCGATCTCGCCCGCCTGTTGTGGCTCGACGGCCTGGCTTGTGATGATGGATTGGTGCGCTCGTTCTACGCCGGATACGGTGCCGCCCGCACGATGGATCTGCAGCGCCGCGAGCGCTTCTACCGGCGCGTTGCCGCGCTCGAGGCGCTCGTCGAGTCGACGGGTCGGCGTAACTTGACGGACGCCGAGTTGGTGGCTCTCTCCTCGCCCTGA
- the phnD gene encoding serine/threonine-protein kinase, translated as MSDTNTAPVMLGKYELVTKLATGGMAELFLARERGLAGLERLVVIKRILPHLADDPSFIDMFLREARIIARLNHPNVVQIFELGEENGDYYIAMEYIHGSTVREMQVLAERDGTSLPVQVALSVVDQACRGLHAAHELRDLEGSPLELIHRDVSPHNLMCTTEGFVKVLDFGVAKASQGVEATHSGHLKGKFAYMSPEQCKGLKLDRRADIFALGIVLWEALTDRRLFKREKDLDMMRAVVQEQPEPPSTYNPAVPDVVDRVVLKALVKDRDQRYQTAEQMRRALIQAARASGLAFGEDVLAEFLEKIAGEELAERQATMHDALERSLTSNEKRNLIHVTGSDSRSAVSGSQRQGQDHIATVVDRPADSGSFPELRRSPSGSGSLPSGVRAFDAGDSHSQSGSHPSAQSDLRTTATMDEQSIDMGAPPPNIGGRAADDSNGKTLALIAGVTVASVIAAAFFFWPQIKGSELGQKLLGEEKASPILIGDPIRVGWAPIATPDVLEKEIQPIQAYMEKELGRPVPMEVTSSYEELSKGVRNGDYDIAILPPLLYVQTKKAEPKIRLLAIRQFGGSTSSDALLLTRMDSQVSSLADLEGKTFCFTDRNSTTGNFLPRAYLKRQGHNPGEFIGEVVWSGNHLQALRDLVAQKCDAAATYSGSFLTAGKFGVPVGKIRQLAITGHVPQDSVVAAPDTPDSVAKDLERVLLDFDPKEDAGVETVGEILQITGFSDGSDEAFDDLRDAVENNDELPERLAPKEDGAQAEKGKD; from the coding sequence GTGTCTGACACGAATACAGCTCCCGTGATGCTTGGCAAGTACGAACTGGTGACCAAACTGGCCACCGGGGGCATGGCCGAGCTGTTTCTTGCCCGCGAGCGTGGCCTTGCCGGCCTGGAGCGCCTCGTCGTCATCAAGCGCATCCTGCCTCATCTGGCCGACGATCCTTCCTTTATCGACATGTTCCTTCGGGAAGCAAGGATCATCGCCAGACTCAACCACCCCAATGTCGTCCAAATCTTCGAGCTCGGCGAAGAGAATGGCGACTACTATATTGCCATGGAGTATATCCACGGCAGCACGGTGCGTGAAATGCAGGTGCTCGCCGAGCGCGACGGCACCTCCCTGCCGGTGCAGGTGGCTCTGTCAGTCGTCGACCAAGCTTGTCGAGGCCTGCACGCTGCCCACGAGCTTCGTGACTTGGAGGGCAGCCCCCTCGAGCTCATTCACCGAGACGTCTCCCCGCACAACCTGATGTGCACCACCGAAGGATTCGTCAAAGTACTCGACTTTGGCGTGGCCAAGGCATCCCAGGGCGTCGAGGCGACTCACTCCGGTCACCTCAAAGGCAAATTCGCCTACATGTCTCCCGAACAGTGCAAGGGGCTGAAGCTCGACCGGCGAGCGGACATCTTTGCACTCGGCATCGTGCTGTGGGAGGCGCTGACCGATCGTCGCCTCTTCAAGCGCGAAAAAGATCTCGACATGATGCGGGCGGTCGTCCAAGAGCAACCCGAGCCTCCGAGCACCTACAATCCCGCGGTGCCCGATGTGGTCGATCGCGTGGTGCTCAAGGCCTTGGTCAAAGATCGCGACCAACGCTATCAGACCGCCGAGCAGATGCGCCGTGCGCTTATCCAAGCCGCACGTGCCAGCGGGCTTGCGTTCGGCGAAGACGTTCTGGCGGAGTTTCTCGAAAAGATCGCCGGCGAGGAGTTGGCCGAGCGTCAGGCGACGATGCACGACGCCCTGGAGCGCTCCCTGACCTCGAACGAAAAGCGCAACCTGATTCACGTGACGGGCTCGGACTCGCGCTCGGCAGTCAGCGGCTCCCAGCGACAGGGCCAAGATCATATCGCCACGGTCGTCGATCGTCCTGCTGACAGTGGTTCATTCCCCGAGTTGCGCCGCTCGCCGTCGGGAAGCGGCAGCCTCCCCTCCGGGGTGCGGGCGTTCGACGCAGGAGACTCCCACTCGCAGTCCGGCTCTCATCCAAGCGCCCAGTCCGATCTGCGGACGACCGCGACGATGGATGAGCAGAGCATCGATATGGGAGCCCCGCCGCCGAACATCGGCGGTCGCGCCGCTGATGACTCGAACGGCAAGACGCTGGCGTTGATCGCCGGCGTGACCGTGGCAAGCGTCATCGCCGCAGCTTTCTTCTTCTGGCCTCAAATCAAGGGAAGTGAGCTGGGCCAAAAGCTGCTCGGTGAGGAAAAGGCGTCTCCCATTCTCATCGGCGATCCCATCCGCGTCGGCTGGGCTCCGATCGCGACGCCCGATGTGCTCGAAAAGGAGATTCAGCCCATCCAAGCGTATATGGAGAAAGAGCTCGGGCGTCCGGTGCCGATGGAAGTCACGAGCAGCTATGAGGAGTTGTCCAAGGGGGTGCGTAACGGCGACTACGACATCGCCATCTTGCCTCCCCTGCTGTACGTGCAGACCAAGAAAGCGGAGCCCAAGATCCGCCTGCTCGCCATTCGCCAGTTCGGCGGCTCGACGTCGAGCGACGCCCTCTTGCTAACCCGCATGGACTCCCAAGTCAGCTCGTTGGCCGACCTGGAGGGCAAAACCTTTTGTTTCACAGACCGCAACTCGACCACCGGTAACTTCCTGCCGCGCGCCTACTTGAAGCGCCAAGGCCACAACCCCGGCGAGTTTATCGGCGAAGTGGTGTGGAGCGGCAATCACCTTCAAGCGTTGCGTGATTTGGTCGCCCAAAAGTGCGACGCAGCGGCAACCTACTCGGGCTCGTTTCTGACCGCAGGAAAATTCGGCGTCCCGGTCGGAAAGATCCGCCAACTCGCGATCACGGGCCACGTGCCCCAAGATTCGGTGGTCGCAGCCCCGGACACCCCTGACTCCGTCGCCAAGGATCTGGAGCGTGTGCTGCTCGACTTCGATCCCAAAGAGGACGCCGGGGTCGAAACCGTCGGGGAAATCCTGCAGATCACCGGCTTTTCGGACGGCTCCGACGAGGCGTTCGATGATCTACGCGATGCGGTGGAAAATAACGACGAGCTGCCCGAACGTCTGGCGCCCAAGGAAGACGGCGCTCAAGCCGAAAAGGGTAAAGACTAA